In Thermoplasmatales archaeon, the sequence ATTTATATTTGGAGGCACTACTTCCGTTGCAGAAAAAGCAAAGCTTTCAGGGGCATTTGACCGCGTGTTTTCAACAGAGAGTACAATGGACATTGTAGCATATCTCAAGGGAATCCAGATAAAAAGTGAAAGGAGCGCGATAGCACAAACGCTCCCCGAGCGAATTGAGCGTTGCTATCCCTACCCTCTCGTTCGCCACCATTTTGGAAGGCCTACAATGAAAGAGACATTGGAAGGGGCAAGAAAGATTGCAGAAAGTGGTGTTCTTGATATCCTCTCAATTGGTCCTGATCAGAATGCACAGGAATTTTTTTTCAGGCCAGAGTTTATGAACCATGCGCTTGATGGTGCTGGCGGGGTGCCATTACGCAAGCCAGAAGATTTGAGCGAGATTTATCGCGCAACACGATGTGGAAACTTCCCGCTGGTTAGATGTTACAGTGGCACAAATGACCTGGATAAATGGGCGATCATGCTTAAAGAGCGAATAAACAATGCCTGGGGTGCAATTCCCATATGCTGGTATAGCGAGCTTGATGGGAGGAGCAAAAGAAAGTTACGCGATGCAATTAGAGAAAACATAGAGGTAATAAGATGGCATGCGCAGAATGGTGTTCCTGTTGAGGTGAATGAGTCGCATCAGTGGGCACTGAGATATTGTTCGGATGTAATTGAGGTTGCAACTGCATATATAGCAACCTACATCGCAAAGTCCGCTGGTGTGAAGTACTATGTAATGCAGTACATGTTTAACACCCCGCCGGGTATCTCACCAAAAATGGACCTGGCAAAGATGCTGGCAAAGATAGAGATGGTTGAGGAATTACAGGATGAAAATTTTCGCATCTACAGAATGGTAAGGACAGGTTTGGCAAGTTTATCTGCGGATTTTAATGTGGCAAAGGGACAGATGGCTTCCTCAATCTTTTTTGCAATGTCTATAAAACCGCACATTGTGCATGTTGTTGGTTATTCTGAAGGAGACCATGCAGCCACCGCAGATGAGGTGATTGAGAGTTGCAAAATTGCAAGGGGTGCGATTGAAAACGCACTGCTTGGTTTGCCCGACTTTGCATGCGATAGGGAGGTGCAGGAGAGAAAGAGAAAAATAAAGAGTGAATGCAGTGTGTTGCTGGATGCTATAAAAAACTTAGGTGATGGAAGTGATGCATCTCTTGCAAACCCAGATGTGATTTTTAAGGCGATAAAGATTGGATTGCTGGATGCGCCACAATTAAGAGGAAGGCCTTGTGCAAAGGGTAAAGATGTGACAAGGATAATTAACGGTGCATGCCTGTCAGTTGACCCAGAGACAGGTGAGCCAATTGATGAAAGAGAGCGCATAAGGAGAGTTCAGGAGGAAGAGAAATGAGTGGTATTGCAGGTGTAATCGGAGAAGTGGATAAGCACACCGTTAAAAAAATGATTGAAAAGCTTGTTTATCGAGGCAGGAAAAAGAGAACAATTACAGGAAAAAACTTTGCATTTTGCATTGCGCAGTCAAATGATAGCGATGTGTATGAAAGTGATAACGCAATTTGCCTAATTGATGGTCATGCTAAATGGTATAGATTTAAGGGTGCGGAGGCAATTGCAAGGAGCAGTGCATGTAGAAAGATGGATGGATGCAGAGGTGCATTTGCAGGAGTACTCTGGAACGGAAAAGAGTTTCATCTGTTCCGTGACCATCTTGGTGTGAGACCAATGTTTTACGCAAAGATAGGAGAGTGTGTGTATTTTGCCTCTGAATTAAAAGGCTTCTTACCTCTCTTACCCTGCATGCCAGAATACATAAATCCTGGGGAAGAAGTCATAATAAGGGAGGAAAAAATACGGAGAAGGCGTTATCATGTGCTGAAGGCGGCGGAGAAGGCAAATGAATGGAGCATGGATACTGCGATAAAAAAGTTGGATGCATTGCTAAAAAGGGCGGTTGCATTCAATCTCTCAGAGAAGTGCGGTGCCTTGCTTAGCGGTGGTATTGATTCCTCCTGTATTGTGTGGTACGCATCAAAGAAAGTGCCGGATTTACGCACATTCACCGCATGTTTCAAGGAGGGAAGTGAAGATGCCATTCATGCGGAAGCACTTGCTGAGGAAATCGGGACAAGACATAAAACAGTGGAATATGACCTTGAGGATATGCTCTCAGTGCTCCCAGATGTGATATATTATCTTGAATCATTTGATTTTGCACTTGTAAGAAGTGCCATCCCGAACTATATTGTGGTGAGAGAGGCATCAAGGTTTGTGAATGCACTCCTCTCTGGGGAAGGTGCTGATGAGCTTTTTGCCGGCTATTCATACCTCAAGACATTCAGGGAATCTCTTCATGAGGAACTGCTTTCCCTTCTTTATTCTGCGCATAACAACGCTTTTCAGAGAGACGATAGAATGTTCTTTGCCCATGGTGTTGAGTTTAGGGTGCCGTTTGTCTATCAGCCAATAGTAGAGTTTGCATTCTCACTTCCCGCATCATACAAAATTCATGATGGTGTTAATAAGTATGTGCTCCGCAAACTGATGAATAAAATTGGAATGCCAAGATACATAACTGAGCAGGAAAAACGCAAATTTTCAGATGGTGCAGGCTCCATGTTTACAATGAAGAAATTTGTGGAAAGCGAGATAGGTGATAGAGATTATAACTCTGCAAGAGAAAAATACCAATTTTTGAGATGCAAAGAGGAGTTGTATTATTTTCGCATTTTCAAAGAGCATTTTCCCGAGGAATGGTATAGCCTGATAGGATTTACAAAGAGGCCAGAGCGGTAATTTTAAGGAATAAATTATTGGGGACATATCTTCATCACACAATCTGATAAAAGCAAAGCATAGGCTGATGCAAAACAAAGAGATTTTCCGCAAATTTCGTAAAGGGATGGGAAATTAAATGCCCATATTGTTCATCTAAAAAAATTATTAAGAAAGGAAAGAGACTTATCAAGAATATTTTTCTCTCCCTATTTAAAAAATTCTTTAAAGAGTTGTTTTTGTTAGTGATGGGAGAAAGCATTACAGAAATGCTTTTAACAAATATTTTTCTAAAGTATGCAAGCTAGTGCATGGTGTTCCAATAGCATGTAAAAGATATGGCTTAGAACATAACAATAATCCAGTTGAAAGATATAATGAAGATATTAAGCAAAGATATAAAACAATGCATTCCTTCAAATCTTTTGATTCAGCGAATGCTTTTCTTAGTCTTAGGAGAATAGTTTATAATTTTGTAAGAGGAGATGAAAATAGAGCTATGAAAGTTGGTATAAGTTTAGAGCTTGGACAAAATAGACTATATGCTCTTATAAAATTTTGATATAAGAGATATCATTCATTTCGAGGAGAATCCATTTATCCAAAAATTTTTATAATATTACAGTATTATATTGTGATATTACATGAATACATCAAAAATATATGAACTCCACAAATATATCAGAGCTCTTCACTGCCCTACCAGATGGTTAATCATTGAGTTCATTGGAAAAGGAAAGAAAAGCACAAAAGAAATATATGATTATCTGAAAAAAATAGGTGAGGACATAAAACCATCAACTCTCTATTACCATTTATCCGAACTAAGCTTGGCTGGCATTATTGAAGTAGCAGAATATAAGGAGGAGGGGGGCGGCGCACCCGAAAAAATATGGAAATTGAAAAAGAGAAGGATTGTTATTAATCTTTTAGAGGGAGTTAAAAATGGAAAATAATTTTATTATAGAAGCACATAATATAAAAAAATCCTTTGGTAGCATCATTGCTTTAGATGGCATAAGTTTTAAAGTAAAAAAGGGTGAAATATTCGGCTTTCTTGGCCCAAATGGGGCGGGTAAAACAACTACATTTAGAATACTTACTGGAATAATAAAGCCCGACGAAGGAAATGCAAAAATTGCGGGTTATGATATATTAAAAGAAACAATAAAAGCTAAGGAATTGATAGGTGTTCTACCTGAAACGCCAAATGCATACCCAGACTTATCAGTGTGGAAAAATATAACTTTTATTGCTCATCTTTATAATGTAAAAAATTTTGAAGAAAAAGCGAGAAACCTTTTGAAAGAATTTGATTTATATGATAGGAAGGATAGCAAGGCAAAAGAGCTTTCAAAGGGCATGAAACAACGCCTTCTTTTATGTATGGCAATGATAAATGACCCTCCAATACTATTTCTTGATGAGCCAACAAACGGTGTGGATGTGCAAAGTGCGAGATTGATAAGAACGAAGATAATGGATTTGGGAAAAGAAGGGAAAACGATTTTTTTAACAACACATAATCTTGAAGAAGCAAATTTAATGTGTGATAGAGTGGCAATTATAAAAAAGGGGAAGATAATTTGTATTGATAGCCCAGAAAATTTAAGGAAAATTACAGGAAAAACTATAACAGTTGAGGTAAAGTTTGACAGGGAATTTGATGATGCAAAGAAAGTATTTAAAGGAGCAGAAATAGATGGAAAGACAATAAAAATATCAACAGAATCGGTAAATGACACTATCTACTATATCACTGATTTGGCAAGAGATAAAAGATTGAAAATAGAAAGCATAAATGTAGAGAAAGCCTCTCTGGAAGATGTTTTTATAAAATTGGTGGAGGGAAAATGCTAAAAAAAGTATGGACAATTGCGGAAAAAGATATTTTAATGTATTATTTAAAAGGACCAATAATAATATTTGGTGTTTTATTCCCTTTTTTCCTTTTCTTTGCTTTTTACATAGGAAGAAATCTTTCTCTTAGCTTTTTATTATCTGGATTGGTTTCAATGACCATATTCTTTACATCAACCGCTGTTTCCCCGGTTATAGCTCCGTGGGAAACTCAGATGAAAACACTTGAAAGATTGATTTCTTGTCCTGTTTCAATAAAAACAATTATAATGGGAGATATATTCGCATCATTTATTTTTGGTGTTATCATATCCTCTGTTCCTATATTATTTTCCATATGTATTGGAATAAATATTTATCATCCTGTCCTTTTGTTTGTTGGCTTAATTATTTCCGCTTTTTGCTTTTCTTCGCTTGGCATTCTATTTTCATTTCCTCCTACAAGCCTTCCATCAAACATTATGATGTTCTCTAATCTCATAAAATTTCCACTTATTTTTATGAGCGGTATTTTTATACCCATTGGAGAATTGTCCGAGACAGGAAGATATTTCTCGTTTATTTCACCCCTCACCTATTCCACTGATATTGTGAGATATTCTTTTGGAGAGAAGGCATATTTTTCCCCTTTTTTTAATTTATTTGCTCTTTTAGTTTTCTCTTCTCTTTTCCTATTACTTGCAATATATCTGCACGAAAAAAACCTCGAAAAAAGATTTTTAAGATAAGTTTTAAATAATGGAATTTTATATGAATTTCGATTCATATGAAGGATGATAAATTCCTTAAATGTATTGTTGATGCTAATAGAAGAAAAATTTTGAAATTCCTTGGAGAGGGAGAAAAATGTGTTAATGAAATATCTGAATTTACTGGTATAGAACAGTCTCTTGTCTCGCATCATCTAAAAATGCTTCGAGATTGCGGGCTTGTTAAAGGAAGGCAGGATGGGAAAAAGACG encodes:
- a CDS encoding winged helix-turn-helix transcriptional regulator codes for the protein MKDDKFLKCIVDANRRKILKFLGEGEKCVNEISEFTGIEQSLVSHHLKMLRDCGLVKGRQDGKKTMYSLSDDEIYSIIKMIEKVAYKIIKECE
- a CDS encoding ABC transporter permease, which codes for MLKKVWTIAEKDILMYYLKGPIIIFGVLFPFFLFFAFYIGRNLSLSFLLSGLVSMTIFFTSTAVSPVIAPWETQMKTLERLISCPVSIKTIIMGDIFASFIFGVIISSVPILFSICIGINIYHPVLLFVGLIISAFCFSSLGILFSFPPTSLPSNIMMFSNLIKFPLIFMSGIFIPIGELSETGRYFSFISPLTYSTDIVRYSFGEKAYFSPFFNLFALLVFSSLFLLLAIYLHEKNLEKRFLR
- a CDS encoding cobalamin B12-binding domain-containing protein encodes the protein MKRIVCATLGNCIHVMGLYHFMELADSLGYKTEFLGQGLTIPQIVDFCLKEKPDIVALSYRLTPESAEQMFRELKEAREKHNLKSIFIFGGTTSVAEKAKLSGAFDRVFSTESTMDIVAYLKGIQIKSERSAIAQTLPERIERCYPYPLVRHHFGRPTMKETLEGARKIAESGVLDILSIGPDQNAQEFFFRPEFMNHALDGAGGVPLRKPEDLSEIYRATRCGNFPLVRCYSGTNDLDKWAIMLKERINNAWGAIPICWYSELDGRSKRKLRDAIRENIEVIRWHAQNGVPVEVNESHQWALRYCSDVIEVATAYIATYIAKSAGVKYYVMQYMFNTPPGISPKMDLAKMLAKIEMVEELQDENFRIYRMVRTGLASLSADFNVAKGQMASSIFFAMSIKPHIVHVVGYSEGDHAATADEVIESCKIARGAIENALLGLPDFACDREVQERKRKIKSECSVLLDAIKNLGDGSDASLANPDVIFKAIKIGLLDAPQLRGRPCAKGKDVTRIINGACLSVDPETGEPIDERERIRRVQEEEK
- a CDS encoding winged helix-turn-helix transcriptional regulator, coding for MNTSKIYELHKYIRALHCPTRWLIIEFIGKGKKSTKEIYDYLKKIGEDIKPSTLYYHLSELSLAGIIEVAEYKEEGGGAPEKIWKLKKRRIVINLLEGVKNGK
- a CDS encoding ABC transporter ATP-binding protein; protein product: MENNFIIEAHNIKKSFGSIIALDGISFKVKKGEIFGFLGPNGAGKTTTFRILTGIIKPDEGNAKIAGYDILKETIKAKELIGVLPETPNAYPDLSVWKNITFIAHLYNVKNFEEKARNLLKEFDLYDRKDSKAKELSKGMKQRLLLCMAMINDPPILFLDEPTNGVDVQSARLIRTKIMDLGKEGKTIFLTTHNLEEANLMCDRVAIIKKGKIICIDSPENLRKITGKTITVEVKFDREFDDAKKVFKGAEIDGKTIKISTESVNDTIYYITDLARDKRLKIESINVEKASLEDVFIKLVEGKC